One Cellulomonas sp. NS3 genomic region harbors:
- a CDS encoding PadR family transcriptional regulator produces MRHPHHHHRDLPSGRDRTERRGPDPADAVTGRTWRVRRNRGGFPGFPADDSGSEPGRRGGPGGRGRGDSPSGTHRGGPFGGHGGPFGGHAGGPGGPFGGHPGGPGGPFGHGHPGGGPFGPEHGFGPHMRGRGPGRGPGRRAGRGDIRAAVLLLLVEQPMHGYQLIQEIGERTGGRWRPSPGAIYPALSMLEDEGLVTITAEQGRKLARLTEAGQTYVAEHADELGSPWQDAQDRPVHPGRALREAMEALGAAAGQVARTGDEAQTAQALAVIDRARRELYLVLAGEPAGTSGTTPPTPAPEA; encoded by the coding sequence GTGCGACACCCCCATCACCACCACCGTGACCTTCCCTCCGGCCGTGACCGCACCGAGCGGCGCGGACCGGACCCCGCCGACGCCGTGACCGGCCGGACGTGGCGCGTGCGCCGCAACCGCGGCGGCTTCCCCGGCTTCCCCGCCGACGACTCGGGCTCCGAGCCTGGGCGCCGCGGCGGACCGGGCGGGCGCGGGCGCGGCGACAGCCCGTCCGGCACGCACCGGGGCGGCCCCTTCGGCGGGCACGGCGGGCCGTTCGGCGGGCACGCCGGTGGCCCCGGCGGCCCCTTCGGCGGACACCCCGGCGGACCCGGCGGGCCGTTCGGCCACGGCCACCCCGGCGGCGGACCGTTCGGGCCCGAGCACGGCTTCGGCCCGCACATGCGCGGCCGTGGACCGGGTCGCGGCCCGGGCCGGCGTGCGGGGCGCGGCGACATCCGCGCCGCCGTGCTGCTGCTCCTCGTCGAGCAGCCCATGCACGGCTACCAGCTCATCCAGGAGATCGGCGAGCGCACCGGCGGGCGGTGGCGCCCCAGCCCGGGCGCGATCTACCCGGCGCTCTCGATGCTCGAGGACGAGGGCCTCGTCACGATCACCGCGGAGCAGGGTCGCAAGCTGGCCCGGCTCACCGAGGCGGGCCAGACGTACGTCGCGGAGCACGCCGACGAGCTCGGCAGCCCCTGGCAGGACGCCCAGGACCGCCCGGTGCACCCCGGCCGTGCCCTGCGTGAGGCGATGGAGGCGCTCGGCGCCGCCGCCGGGCAGGTCGCCCGCACCGGTGACGAGGCGCAGACCGCGCAGGCGCTCGCGGTGATCGACCGCGCCCGCCGCGAGCTCTACCTCGTGCTCGCGGGCGAGCCCGCCGGGACGAGCGGCACGACGCCGCCCACCCCCGCTCCCGAGGCCTGA
- a CDS encoding AMIN-like domain-containing (lipo)protein, which translates to MRRTSVLAILLLVGSFLLVPASPAGAAPYCGIRWGSLTKSVLNLSPATVSDVRTGRHTCYDRLVVDVSGASGGYHVGYVDEVREDGSGHVVPTRGGASLQITLGNPSYDDYGNVTYAPANPSEVRDVTGYQTFRQVVWAGTFEGHTSLGLGVRARLPFRAFELAGPGSGSRIVVDVAHRW; encoded by the coding sequence ATGAGGCGGACATCCGTTCTCGCGATCCTGCTGCTGGTCGGCTCGTTCCTGCTGGTCCCGGCGTCGCCGGCCGGGGCCGCGCCCTACTGCGGCATCCGCTGGGGCTCGCTCACGAAGTCGGTGCTCAACTTGTCGCCCGCGACCGTCTCCGACGTCCGCACCGGGCGGCACACGTGCTACGACCGGCTCGTCGTCGACGTCTCGGGCGCGAGCGGCGGCTACCACGTCGGGTACGTCGACGAGGTCCGCGAGGACGGCTCGGGGCACGTCGTCCCGACGCGCGGCGGTGCCTCGCTGCAGATCACGCTGGGGAACCCGTCCTACGACGACTACGGCAACGTGACGTACGCCCCGGCGAACCCGTCCGAGGTCCGTGACGTCACGGGCTACCAGACGTTCCGCCAGGTGGTCTGGGCCGGGACGTTCGAGGGGCACACGAGCCTCGGGCTCGGCGTCCGTGCGCGGCTGCCGTTCCGGGCGTTCGAGCTCGCGGGGCCGGGGTCCGGGTCGCGGATCGTGGTGGACGTCGCGCACCGGTGGTGA
- a CDS encoding YciI family protein: protein MAQEYVVLLHGDERVWAEADEAARAAAYAAHGRFMELCAERGHTVTGGAELAPAATSLLVRVTGAEGSPVVTDGPFLETVEQLGGYYQIATDDVRDLARLAAELLLGPEDGTVEIRPVVTGGEADATAAEVAARATADA from the coding sequence ATGGCTCAGGAGTACGTGGTGCTGCTGCACGGCGACGAGCGGGTGTGGGCGGAGGCCGACGAGGCCGCGCGCGCCGCGGCGTACGCGGCGCACGGCCGGTTCATGGAGCTCTGCGCGGAGCGCGGTCACACCGTCACGGGCGGTGCCGAGCTGGCCCCGGCGGCGACGTCGCTGCTCGTGCGCGTCACCGGCGCGGAGGGGTCCCCGGTCGTGACGGACGGCCCGTTCCTCGAGACGGTCGAGCAGCTCGGCGGGTACTACCAGATCGCGACGGACGACGTCCGCGACCTCGCACGGCTCGCTGCGGAGCTGCTGCTCGGGCCCGAGGACGGCACGGTCGAGATCCGGCCCGTCGTCACGGGCGGCGAGGCCGACGCGACGGCGGCCGAGGTCGCGGCGCGCGCGACGGCGGACGCATGA
- a CDS encoding S8 family serine peptidase, with product MSPRRTWTAAAAAVALVVTIGVSVLGGGEAVAYADDFGGGDGLHRYVVVLEGSPAAAAASVPAEPTAAPSSAPSGPGSTAAAPTGPASGRAETAAPVSTPHTPAPATAASSTRPDPADPAAGTWSTDRVRIDLTLLARAQAQLGLDGHTEDHGTVAYYVTDDGAMVITEGGNGEVTALADTLTEPAPAAVPAPAPGSGPSPAGSPVEVAPAAAPTAPTATAPSTAPAPEVGTLPVDPEAVAALGGQPGVVSAQPLDGGRVLVATRLALDDVAALPGVAAAEESPQARVLAAPPSDPLWARYGYNIENTGANAYQQTAVAGADVNAPTAWEATQGQGAVIAVVDTGFDTDHPDLAGALWTNPTEACGSADTNGNGLPGDCHGWNFYVGSSDLDNGTLGSHGTSVSGAAAARAGNGSGSAGVAPKAQIMPLVVGGGTSIDILLAAKAIRYAADNGADVINGSFGGGFGGYALDQLRGAIDYAVARGVVVVVAAGNDSADRDASPLYPASFTNPGMITVGSSTAADTIAGHSAYGAASVDLFAPGSKVVAPWPGGGYVALDGTSIASPHVAAAAALYRSLRPEMPVQDVVDRILSDAARRPAFAGRSVTGARLDLADVGAVVGTDAATYAFAGMTGTPGAQTPRVSVTSPAEAGSYQLVVGLAMLVDGEIWAVADEDVTVDGRTLTTDDAGQVTLDLGSRPFLGALDVRPALTLGAGSFGLTAQVLKDGQPLTRPYAAPLVVRAAPVQPTPAPTSSAAPAPGTSPAPGGSTPTPGATPRPTTPGVTPAPSTSPGNGSTPAPSTPRPTSGATPAPGTTPAPGTAPAPGTRPAPGTTPAPATTPLPGAAPRPSTTPAATPRPSVTASPAPAPTPSTSPTAGTVRPAPAPTPAATSSAPDVRRYDQVGAFRVTSISPVHVSTTGGTVVTVTGTALEAGTGVRVGGTRTADVLSSSSTSVVFRTPSAVAGTYDVTLFKNGRTSVLTGGLVYEGGSSTPAPGGSQPTPGATPSPPASTPAPTPAPTPTPTPVGGVPGPGATTPAPGGGPGTTPTTPSATRVGPNGERLVRNDALAALAGLWATDCSRGCRGVQA from the coding sequence ATGAGCCCGCGCCGCACCTGGACCGCAGCCGCCGCCGCGGTCGCGCTCGTCGTCACGATCGGCGTCTCGGTCCTGGGCGGGGGTGAGGCCGTGGCGTACGCCGACGACTTCGGTGGCGGTGACGGCCTGCACCGGTACGTCGTCGTGCTCGAGGGCTCGCCGGCCGCCGCGGCCGCCAGCGTGCCCGCCGAGCCCACGGCTGCGCCGAGCAGCGCACCGTCCGGACCCGGCAGCACCGCCGCCGCCCCCACGGGCCCTGCGTCCGGGCGCGCCGAGACCGCGGCACCGGTCTCGACGCCGCACACCCCGGCGCCCGCCACCGCGGCGTCGAGCACCCGGCCCGACCCGGCCGACCCGGCGGCCGGCACCTGGTCCACCGACCGCGTGCGCATCGACCTGACCCTGCTCGCCCGGGCGCAGGCGCAGCTCGGCCTCGACGGGCACACCGAGGACCACGGGACGGTCGCCTACTACGTCACCGACGACGGCGCGATGGTCATCACCGAGGGCGGGAACGGGGAGGTCACCGCGCTCGCGGACACGCTCACCGAGCCGGCGCCCGCGGCCGTTCCGGCCCCGGCTCCCGGATCAGGCCCGTCCCCGGCCGGATCGCCGGTCGAGGTCGCGCCGGCAGCGGCGCCCACAGCTCCCACCGCCACGGCGCCCTCCACCGCGCCGGCCCCGGAGGTCGGCACGCTCCCCGTCGACCCGGAGGCGGTGGCGGCGCTCGGTGGGCAGCCCGGAGTGGTGTCGGCCCAGCCTCTCGACGGTGGGCGCGTGCTCGTCGCGACCCGGCTGGCGCTGGACGACGTCGCTGCGCTGCCCGGAGTGGCGGCCGCGGAGGAGTCACCGCAGGCCCGGGTGCTCGCGGCCCCGCCGAGCGACCCTCTCTGGGCGCGATACGGCTACAACATCGAGAACACCGGCGCGAACGCCTACCAGCAGACCGCCGTCGCGGGCGCCGACGTGAACGCCCCGACCGCCTGGGAGGCCACCCAGGGCCAGGGCGCGGTCATCGCCGTCGTCGACACGGGCTTCGACACCGACCACCCGGACCTCGCGGGCGCGCTCTGGACGAACCCGACGGAGGCCTGCGGGTCGGCCGACACGAACGGCAACGGCCTGCCCGGCGACTGCCACGGCTGGAACTTCTACGTCGGCTCGTCGGACCTCGACAACGGCACGCTCGGGTCGCACGGCACGAGCGTCTCCGGTGCCGCGGCCGCCCGTGCCGGCAACGGCAGCGGGAGCGCCGGGGTCGCACCGAAGGCGCAGATCATGCCGCTCGTCGTCGGCGGCGGGACGAGCATCGACATCCTGCTCGCCGCGAAGGCGATCCGGTACGCCGCGGACAACGGGGCCGACGTCATCAACGGCTCGTTCGGGGGCGGCTTCGGCGGGTACGCGCTCGACCAGCTGCGCGGAGCGATCGACTACGCCGTCGCCCGCGGCGTCGTGGTGGTCGTCGCGGCAGGCAACGACTCGGCCGACCGCGACGCCTCCCCGCTCTACCCGGCCTCGTTCACGAACCCCGGGATGATCACGGTCGGGTCGTCGACCGCCGCCGACACGATCGCCGGCCACTCCGCGTACGGCGCCGCGTCGGTCGACCTCTTCGCGCCCGGCTCGAAGGTCGTCGCACCGTGGCCCGGCGGCGGGTACGTCGCGCTCGACGGCACCTCCATCGCGTCACCGCACGTCGCTGCGGCAGCCGCGCTGTACCGCAGCCTGCGCCCCGAGATGCCGGTGCAGGACGTCGTCGACCGCATCCTGTCCGACGCGGCGCGCCGCCCGGCGTTCGCGGGCCGCTCGGTCACCGGCGCGCGACTCGACCTCGCGGACGTCGGGGCCGTCGTCGGCACGGACGCCGCGACGTACGCGTTCGCCGGGATGACCGGGACCCCGGGCGCGCAGACGCCGAGAGTCTCGGTGACGTCGCCGGCGGAGGCCGGGTCCTACCAGCTCGTGGTCGGCCTCGCGATGCTCGTCGACGGCGAGATCTGGGCGGTCGCCGACGAGGACGTCACCGTCGACGGGCGGACCTTGACGACCGACGACGCCGGGCAGGTCACGCTCGACCTCGGGAGCCGTCCGTTCCTCGGTGCACTCGACGTGCGGCCCGCGCTGACGCTCGGCGCCGGCAGCTTCGGCCTGACCGCGCAGGTGCTCAAGGACGGGCAGCCCCTCACGCGTCCGTACGCGGCACCGCTCGTCGTCCGCGCCGCCCCCGTGCAGCCGACGCCCGCCCCGACCTCGTCCGCGGCTCCCGCACCGGGGACCAGCCCGGCGCCGGGCGGCAGCACGCCGACCCCGGGGGCCACGCCCCGCCCGACGACTCCGGGCGTCACCCCGGCGCCCAGCACCTCGCCGGGCAACGGGTCCACCCCGGCGCCCAGCACGCCCAGGCCGACGTCGGGTGCCACGCCCGCGCCGGGCACCACGCCCGCACCAGGCACGGCTCCCGCGCCGGGGACGAGGCCCGCGCCGGGGACGACACCCGCACCCGCCACGACCCCGCTGCCCGGTGCGGCGCCGCGCCCGAGCACGACCCCCGCGGCCACCCCGCGCCCCTCGGTGACGGCGTCACCGGCGCCGGCCCCCACCCCGAGCACGTCGCCCACCGCCGGGACGGTCCGTCCGGCGCCGGCCCCGACACCCGCCGCGACGTCCTCGGCTCCCGACGTCCGGCGCTACGACCAGGTCGGCGCGTTCCGGGTCACGAGCATCTCGCCGGTGCACGTGAGCACCACCGGTGGGACGGTCGTCACCGTGACGGGGACCGCCCTCGAGGCGGGCACCGGCGTCCGCGTGGGCGGGACCCGCACCGCCGACGTGCTGAGCAGCTCGAGCACGTCGGTCGTGTTCCGGACCCCCTCGGCGGTCGCCGGGACCTATGACGTCACGCTGTTCAAGAACGGGCGGACGAGCGTGCTGACCGGCGGGCTGGTGTACGAGGGTGGCAGCTCGACCCCCGCTCCCGGCGGCTCCCAGCCGACCCCCGGCGCCACCCCGTCGCCCCCGGCGAGCACGCCCGCTCCGACCCCCGCGCCGACCCCCACACCGACCCCGGTGGGCGGTGTCCCGGGCCCCGGGGCGACGACGCCGGCGCCGGGCGGCGGCCCGGGGACCACGCCCACGACCCCGAGCGCGACCCGCGTCGGGCCGAACGGGGAGCGGCTGGTCCGCAACGACGCGCTCGCGGCGCTCGCGGGCCTCTGGGCGACGGACTGCTCGCGCGGCTGCCGCGGCGTCCAGGCGTAG
- a CDS encoding NUDIX hydrolase yields MSASKTLTPRPRPTPRVTGTGTESTGPARDPGSPETRVTSSPRAGADPAADGDAAPAPRPPGTSFLRERPALHAEVWVYDRTLTHVVLVEHPWRGLVPPGGAVEPGEAPREAALRAVAELTDLEPTLLDAPAAATTRAYRSGWAPTLCLAFAAVMGGRPELTSTTGHAAVWHPLTPLWSSWFPGDAQRMRTFARSLRG; encoded by the coding sequence GTGAGCGCGTCGAAGACCCTGACCCCCCGCCCCCGTCCGACGCCGCGCGTCACCGGCACCGGCACGGAGAGCACCGGCCCTGCCCGCGACCCCGGCTCGCCCGAGACCCGCGTGACGTCCTCCCCGCGCGCCGGCGCCGACCCGGCCGCGGACGGCGACGCCGCGCCGGCACCGCGCCCGCCGGGCACGTCCTTCCTGCGCGAGCGGCCCGCGCTGCACGCCGAGGTCTGGGTGTACGACCGGACGCTCACGCACGTCGTGCTCGTCGAGCACCCGTGGCGCGGGCTCGTCCCCCCGGGCGGCGCGGTCGAGCCCGGCGAGGCCCCGCGCGAGGCGGCGCTGCGCGCGGTCGCCGAGCTCACGGACCTCGAGCCGACGCTGCTCGACGCCCCGGCCGCCGCGACGACCCGCGCCTACCGGTCGGGCTGGGCGCCGACGCTGTGCCTCGCCTTCGCCGCCGTGATGGGCGGCCGGCCGGAGCTCACGAGCACGACCGGGCACGCCGCGGTCTGGCACCCGCTCACGCCGCTGTGGTCCTCGTGGTTCCCGGGCGACGCGCAGCGGATGCGGACGTTCGCCCGCTCGCTGCGCGGCTGA
- a CDS encoding dihydrolipoyl dehydrogenase family protein gives MSDSYDVLVIGAGPAGTAAALRAAELGARVAVVEARRTGGTCVNTGCVPTRVLAKTARLMREVRTADAYGITVTEQTIDWPTTVARVRATVERVLAAKDEPDRLRAAGVDLVLEGRARFVSPHEVVLEATGRTLHADQVILCVGGHSRRLPVPGAELATLPEQVLDLPRLPRRVAVVGAGNTGAQLVTIFNAFGSDVTLLEVAPRILAQTDDAVSAAVALAFTEQGVQVVTSVERVVSLRQADDSAGIVLTWQAGGAEHHGTFDDVITATGWPASVEGLGLEAAGVQVERGRIVVDEYLRTSAAHVYAAGDANGQAMLVQAAHVEAEAAARNAVLGATRRTPHHLLPAGGFTDPDYAGVGLTEEQARARDAGCLVAHVPYSTMERPIIDDRPRGFLKLVADRRRELLLGAHAVGENAVEVIQAVTTAMAAGVDLATLARVEFAYPTYSAVIGVAARELLAAAPVEDGVALVGARRSA, from the coding sequence ATGAGCGACTCGTACGACGTCCTGGTCATCGGCGCCGGTCCGGCGGGGACGGCGGCCGCCCTGCGCGCCGCGGAGCTCGGCGCGCGCGTCGCCGTCGTCGAGGCGCGGCGGACGGGCGGCACGTGCGTCAACACCGGCTGCGTGCCGACCCGCGTGCTCGCGAAGACGGCCCGGCTCATGCGCGAGGTCCGCACCGCCGACGCGTACGGCATCACCGTCACCGAGCAGACGATCGACTGGCCCACCACGGTCGCCCGCGTGCGCGCGACCGTCGAGCGCGTGCTCGCCGCGAAGGACGAGCCCGACCGGCTGCGCGCCGCCGGCGTCGACCTCGTGCTCGAGGGCCGCGCGCGGTTCGTCTCGCCGCACGAGGTCGTGCTCGAGGCCACCGGGCGCACGCTGCACGCCGACCAGGTGATCCTCTGCGTCGGCGGGCACTCGCGCCGGCTGCCCGTGCCCGGCGCCGAGCTCGCGACGCTCCCCGAGCAGGTGCTCGATCTGCCGCGGCTGCCCCGTCGCGTCGCCGTGGTCGGCGCGGGCAACACGGGCGCGCAGCTCGTGACGATCTTCAACGCGTTCGGCAGCGACGTGACGCTGCTCGAGGTCGCGCCGCGGATCCTCGCGCAGACCGACGACGCGGTGTCGGCGGCCGTCGCGCTGGCGTTCACCGAGCAGGGGGTGCAGGTCGTCACCTCGGTCGAGCGGGTCGTCTCGCTGCGGCAGGCCGACGACAGCGCCGGGATCGTGCTCACCTGGCAGGCCGGCGGCGCGGAGCACCACGGCACGTTCGACGACGTCATCACGGCGACGGGCTGGCCGGCGTCGGTCGAGGGCCTCGGGCTCGAGGCGGCGGGCGTCCAGGTCGAGCGCGGGCGGATCGTGGTCGACGAGTACCTGCGCACGAGCGCGGCGCACGTCTACGCGGCCGGCGACGCGAACGGTCAGGCCATGCTCGTCCAGGCGGCGCACGTCGAGGCCGAGGCGGCGGCGCGCAACGCGGTGCTCGGCGCGACCCGGCGCACCCCGCACCACCTCCTGCCCGCGGGCGGGTTCACCGACCCCGACTACGCCGGCGTCGGGCTGACCGAGGAGCAGGCGCGCGCCCGCGACGCGGGGTGCCTCGTCGCGCACGTGCCGTACTCCACGATGGAGCGCCCGATCATCGACGACCGGCCGCGCGGGTTCCTCAAGCTGGTCGCCGACCGCCGGCGGGAGCTGCTGCTCGGCGCGCACGCGGTCGGCGAGAACGCCGTCGAGGTCATCCAGGCCGTCACGACGGCCATGGCGGCGGGAGTCGACCTCGCGACGCTCGCGCGTGTCGAGTTCGCCTACCCGACGTACAGCGCGGTGATCGGCGTCGCGGCCCGCGAGCTGCTCGCGGCCGCGCCGGTGGAGGACGGCGTCGCTCTCGTGGGGGCGCGCCGCTCGGCGTGA
- a CDS encoding LLM class flavin-dependent oxidoreductase produces MRFGFVGSFGSVAQTLALAQEAAAHGWDGFFTWDGISVGELDTWDPWTLLGALAVSTERIRLGAMIFPLARRRPWKVARESVTVDHLSGGRLVLPVGLGAVDDGGFARVSGEATTARGRAERLDDALAILERAWSGERFSYAGTHHTVTDLVFRPQPVQRPRIPVWVVGAWPSERSMGRAARWDGVIPQGRTGPVTPDDVRALVAWVAERRSALAAAEPERFLGDVDVVVEGVLPDGPAAAAAHARAYADAGATWWVESRWDGERDTPEALLDRVRQGPPRL; encoded by the coding sequence ATGCGGTTCGGGTTCGTGGGGAGCTTCGGCTCGGTGGCGCAGACGCTCGCGCTCGCGCAGGAGGCCGCGGCGCACGGCTGGGACGGGTTCTTCACGTGGGACGGCATCAGCGTCGGGGAGCTCGACACCTGGGACCCCTGGACGCTGCTCGGCGCTCTCGCCGTGAGCACCGAGCGGATCCGGCTCGGGGCGATGATCTTCCCGCTCGCCCGGCGCCGGCCCTGGAAGGTCGCGCGCGAGTCGGTGACGGTCGACCACCTCTCGGGCGGGCGCCTCGTGCTGCCGGTCGGGCTGGGAGCGGTCGACGACGGCGGGTTCGCACGCGTCAGCGGTGAGGCGACGACCGCACGGGGACGCGCCGAGCGGCTCGACGACGCGCTCGCGATCCTCGAGCGCGCGTGGAGCGGCGAGCGGTTCTCCTACGCCGGCACCCACCACACCGTGACCGACCTCGTGTTCCGTCCGCAGCCCGTGCAGCGCCCGCGCATCCCCGTGTGGGTGGTCGGCGCGTGGCCGAGCGAGCGGTCCATGGGACGGGCGGCGCGGTGGGACGGCGTGATCCCCCAGGGCCGGACCGGCCCCGTGACCCCGGACGACGTGCGCGCGCTCGTCGCCTGGGTGGCCGAGCGGCGGTCGGCGCTCGCGGCGGCCGAGCCCGAGCGGTTCCTCGGGGACGTCGACGTGGTCGTCGAGGGGGTGCTCCCGGACGGGCCCGCCGCCGCCGCGGCGCACGCACGCGCCTACGCCGACGCCGGCGCGACGTGGTGGGTCGAGTCGCGGTGGGACGGCGAGCGCGACACCCCGGAGGCGCTGCTCGACCGGGTCCGGCAGGGACCGCCGCGGCTCTGA
- a CDS encoding helix-turn-helix domain-containing protein, which translates to MTNGTMVEPGRTAAGVQMLTPRERVVLAELAEDVTLEEIASRLWVSRNTVKSQLRTAYRKIGVSTRAEAVAWVEASGLR; encoded by the coding sequence ATGACGAACGGAACCATGGTCGAGCCGGGCCGGACCGCAGCGGGCGTGCAGATGCTGACGCCGCGCGAGCGGGTCGTCCTCGCCGAGCTCGCGGAGGACGTGACGCTCGAGGAGATCGCCTCGCGGCTCTGGGTCAGCCGGAACACGGTCAAGTCCCAGCTCCGAACCGCCTACCGCAAGATCGGCGTCTCCACGCGCGCCGAGGCCGTCGCCTGGGTCGAGGCCTCCGGCCTGCGCTGA
- a CDS encoding LacI family DNA-binding transcriptional regulator yields MTLQTVAEKVGVSRMTVSNAFSRPDQLSADLRRTILAAADELGYVGPDPAARALARGTTGAVGVLLTDSIGTAFQDEIATGFFGALAEELAPTGLALALLPSTGSAAMIPARDIPMDGALVYACAGDTQALDWLVRRRLPLVFVDQQPLPGAGGVVLDDVGGARLGAQHLLALGHRSVGLLTQGYGGTHGLVDPETAGTTYVDTARVEGWLSVLRPAGVQVSAAQVPGNTEPDAYEGARLLLDTPDRPTAVLCFSDLMALAVVHAAQDLGLRVPDDVSVVGFDDSALASRMRPALTTIRQDLTAKGRAAAGALTRAIERSRTGEAAEPERVVLATELVVRRSTAPPPA; encoded by the coding sequence GTGACGCTCCAGACGGTCGCCGAGAAGGTCGGCGTGAGCCGGATGACCGTCTCCAACGCCTTCTCGCGGCCCGACCAGCTCTCCGCCGACCTGCGCCGCACGATCCTCGCCGCAGCCGACGAGCTCGGCTACGTCGGCCCCGACCCCGCGGCGCGCGCGCTCGCCCGCGGCACCACCGGCGCCGTCGGCGTCCTGCTCACGGATTCGATCGGCACCGCGTTCCAGGACGAGATCGCGACCGGCTTCTTCGGCGCCCTCGCCGAGGAGCTCGCGCCGACCGGCCTCGCACTCGCGCTACTGCCCTCGACGGGCTCCGCGGCGATGATCCCCGCGCGCGACATCCCGATGGACGGCGCGCTCGTGTATGCCTGCGCGGGCGACACCCAGGCGCTCGACTGGCTCGTCAGGCGCCGGCTCCCGCTCGTCTTCGTCGACCAGCAGCCGCTCCCCGGGGCCGGCGGCGTGGTGCTCGACGACGTCGGCGGCGCCCGGCTCGGCGCGCAGCACCTGCTCGCGCTCGGCCACCGCTCGGTCGGCCTGCTCACGCAAGGCTACGGCGGCACGCACGGGCTCGTCGACCCCGAGACCGCGGGCACCACCTACGTGGACACCGCGCGCGTCGAGGGCTGGCTCTCCGTCCTGCGGCCCGCCGGCGTGCAGGTCAGCGCCGCGCAGGTGCCCGGCAACACCGAGCCCGACGCCTACGAGGGCGCCCGGCTGCTGCTCGACACCCCGGACCGCCCGACCGCGGTGCTGTGCTTCTCCGACCTCATGGCGCTCGCCGTCGTGCACGCCGCGCAGGACCTCGGGCTGCGGGTGCCCGACGACGTGTCCGTGGTCGGGTTCGACGACAGCGCACTCGCGAGCCGCATGCGCCCCGCGCTCACGACGATCCGCCAGGACCTGACCGCGAAGGGCCGCGCCGCCGCGGGGGCGCTGACCCGCGCGATCGAGCGCTCCCGCACGGGGGAGGCTGCGGAGCCCGAGCGGGTCGTGCTGGCGACCGAGCTCGTCGTGCGCCGCAGCACCGCGCCGCCGCCGGCCTGA